Proteins encoded in a region of the Magallana gigas chromosome 8, xbMagGiga1.1, whole genome shotgun sequence genome:
- the LOC105317600 gene encoding uncharacterized protein has protein sequence MPLVSSMTVQEDTSNAEIPRVSSMIVQENTMNVEMSRVSPLTVQEDISNAKMPRGSSLTVQEDTSNVKMSRLSSLTVQEDTSYAEMPKGSSLTVQEDIRIANMPLVSSMTVQEDTSNAEIPRVSSMIVQENTMNAEMSRVSPLTVQEDISNAKMSRGSSLTVQEDTSNVKMPRVSSLTVQEDTSYDEMPKGYSLTVQEDTSYAEMPKGSSLTVQEDTSYAKMSRLSSMTVQEDTSYAEMPRGSSLTVEDTSYAEMPRGSSLIVQEDTSYAEMPRVSSLTVQEDTSYAKMPRWSSLTVQEDTSNTEMPRVSSMIVQEDSSNSEMPNGSSLTVQEDTRNAKMSRLSSMTVQEDTSNAEMPRVSSLTVQEDTQEDTSNAEMPLKGDMLLTGDTNSCKSENASQKKTNVYKKPDRYCVYCRQVIHNGKLKRHIMRKHKSEPEVAEVLKKSTMQQNIFFDRKRKDGIYEYNVLLISDNRDPLMRERQPNQKDQLRVCASCKSFVSSRFFYKHKCIVSQPDPVKPRLLQKAKTRMDDDKQFREILNSFRDGQVGELCRSDPMIKLIGFRHFNLRRHETGKENEVKRVVMAEMRELARLYLTFCDISGESETNSVETMFNRSHLQDLYDAIDQQVSIVDDHTERKEKHGQKLFLNAIILRSIKALHGHFAETMQDAKAKELKIFKDAYKFKSCELFSGARQMCVKNSMEKLRKPENLPKETDIQILKRYISEEISENVSNFTMERYTWLRTLIVARLTLFNARRGEEASRMLRAEWEDAEQNVWVLQEQVENVEDAAEKFLVGQFKLVYLKGKGKKFVPVLVPKDLVPGIRLLIQYRTLYGISAENPFLFATKSGKSHCSGWHALKNVCSRADVSMTINAGKMRHRLSTIYASLHMLPQNQEIFLDHMGHEKEINKDNYQCPAGIRTLRVMGRMLTDADEGKDMSVSKEVSKKVEEEASEELDDMESSQGPEIDMDDEILESKEKNNPKTVKWSKEDTANLKSFFRKYILTQKDHNTGNLPCKKEIEDFLQTNNISSLDGLHMKTKISKARTKIFNERKTARLRTSKKLAELELVAV, from the exons ATGCCCCTAGTATCGTCAATGACAGTCCAAGAGGACACCAGTAATGCTGAGATACCCAGAGTGTCATCCATGATTGTCCAAGAGAACACCATGAATGTGGAAATGTCCAGAGTGTCACCCTTGACTGTCCAAGAGGACATCAGTAATGCCAAAATGCCCAGAGGGTCATCCCTGACTGTCCAAGAGGACACAAGTAATGTTAAGATGTCCAGATTGTCATCCTTGACTGTCCAAGAGGACACCAGTTATGCCGAAATGCCAAAAGGATCCTCCTTGACTGTTCAAGAGGACATCAGAATTGCCAACATGCCCCTAGTATCGTCAATGACAGTCCAAGAGGACACCAGTAATGCTGAGATACCCAGAGTGTCATCCATGATTGTCCAAGAGAACACCATGAATGCGGAAATGTCCAGAGTGTCACCCTTGACTGTCCAAGAGGACATCAGTAATGCCAAAATGTCCAGAGGGTCATCCCTGACTGTCCAAGAGGACACAAGTAATGTTAAGATGCCCAGAGTGTCATCATTGACAGTACAAGAGGACACCAGTTATGACGAAATGCCAAAAGGATACTCCTTGACTGTTCAAGAGGACACCAGTTATGCCGAAATGCCAAAAGGATCATCCTTGACTGTTCAAGAGGACACAAGTTATGCTAAGATGTCCAGATTGTCATCCATGACTGTCCAAGAGGACACCAGTTATGCCGAAATGCCAAGAGGGTCATCCTTGACTGTCGAGGACACCAGTTATGCCGAAATGCCCAGAGGGTCATCCTTGATTGTCCAAGAGGACACCAGTTATGCAGAAATGCCCAGAGTGTCATCATTGACAGTACAAGAGGACACCAGTTATGCCAAAATGCCAAGATGGTCATCCTTGACCGTCCAAGAGGACACCAGTAATACTGAGATGCCCAGAGTGTCTTCCATGATTGTTCAAGAGGACTCCAGTAATTCTGAAATGCCAAATGGGTCATCCTTGACTGTTCAAGAGGACACCAGAAATGCAAAGATGTCCAGATTGTCATCCATGACTGTCCAAGAGGACACCAGTAATGCCGAAATGCCAAGAGTGTCTTCCTTGACTGTCCAAGAGGACACCCAAGAGGACACCAGTAATGCCGAAATGCCATTGAAag GTGACATGCTATTGACAGGTGACACAAATAGCTGTAAATCAGAAAATGCATCACAGAAGAAAACCAATGTGTACAAG AAACCTGACAGGTACTGTGTGTACTGTAGGCAAGTTATCCACAATGGCAAACTGAAGAGGCATATAATGAGGAAACACAAATCAGAACCCGAAGTTGcggaagttttgaaaaaaagtaccatgcaacaaaacattttctttgacaGAAAGCGCAAGGATGGAATATATGAATATAACGTACTTTTAATCTCAGACAACAGAGATCCATTGATGAGAGAAAGACAGCCAAACCAAAAGGATCAATTGCGTGTTTGTGCTTCATGCAAAAGTTTTGTGTCCAGTAGGTTTTTTTACAAGCATAAATGTATTGTCTCTCAGCCTGATCCAGTCAAACCCAGATTACTACAGAAAGCAAAAACCAGAATGGATGATGATAAACAGTTCAGGGAAATATTGAACAGTTTTCGTGATGGCCAAGTTGGTGAGTTATGCAGGTCAGATCCAATGATAAAGCTGATAGGTTTCAGGCACTTCAATTTAAGAAGACATGAAACAGGAAAAGAAAATGAAGTGAAAAGGGTAGTTATGGCAGAAATGAGAGAATTAGCTCGACTTTACTTAACATTTTGTGACATAAGTGGTGAATCAGAAACAAATTCTGTGGAAACAATGTTTAATAGAAGTCATTTACAAGATCTCTATGATGCTATTGACCAACAGGTTTCTATTGTTGATGACCACACTGAAAGGAAAGAGAAACATGGACAAAAACTATTCTTGAATGCAATTATTCTAAGATCTATCAAAGCATTGCATGGGCATTTTGCGGAAACAATGCAAGACGCAAAGGCTAAAGAACTGAAAATTTTCAAGGATGCATACAAATTCAAGTCATGTGAGTTATTCTCAGGTGCACGGCAAATGTGTGTTAAGAATAGCATGGAGAAATTGAGAAAACCTGAAAATCTTCCAAAGGAGACTGATATACAGATACTGAAACGCTATATAAGTGAAGAAATTTCTGAAAATGTTTCCAATTTTACCATGGAAAGATATACATGGCTTAGAACTTTGATTGTAGCAAGACTGACGCTGTTTAATGCAAGGCGAGGTGAAGAGGCATCTAGAATGTTGAGAGCAGAGTGGGAAGATGCTGAGCAAAATGTCTGGGTTCTGCAGGAGCAGGTAGAAAATGTGGAAGATGCGGCCGAAAAGTTCCTGGTCGGACAGTTTAAACTTGTTTACCTTAAAGGGAAAGGTAAAAAGTTTGTTCCAGTTCTCGTTCCAAAAGATTTGGTTCCAGGAATAAGACTTCTTATCCAATATAGAACCTTGTATGGTATCTCTGCAGAAAACCCATTTTTATTTGCAACAAAATCTGGGAAGTCACATTGTTCCGGTTGGCATGCTCTAAAAAATGTGTGCAGTAGAGCAGATGTCAGTATGACCATAAATGCAGGCAAAATGAGACATAGACTGTCCACTATATATGCAAGTCTACACATGCTACCACAAAACCAGGAAATATTTTTGGATCATATGGGACATGAGAAGGAAATTAATAAAGACAACTATCAGTGCCCAGCTGGAATTAGGACTCTGCGTGTAATGGGACGCATGCTGACTGATGCAGATGAAG GAAAGGATATGTCAGTTTCTAAAGAGGTTTCTAAGAAGGTGGAAGAAGAGGCCAGTGAAG AATTGGATGATATGGAATCATCACAGGGTCCAGAAATTGATATGGATG ATGAAATTCTAGAGTCAAAAGAGAAGAACAACCCAAAGACTG TGAAATGGTCAAAGGAAGATACAGCCAATTTGAAATCCTTTTTCAGGAAGTACATATTGACTCAGAAAGACCATAACACAGGCAATCTACCAT gTAAGAAAGAAATTGAAGACTTCCTGCAGACAAATAACATCTCATCATTAGATGGTCTTCATATGAAGACAAAAATTTCTAAAGCTAGaacaaagatttttaatgaGAGAAAAACGGCGAGGCTAAGAACTTCCAAAAAACTCGCAGAGTTGGAGTTGGTGGCTGTATGA